A single region of the Mycobacterium lentiflavum genome encodes:
- a CDS encoding DUF2252 domain-containing protein, with protein sequence MPQRVLRDRLIELEVPGEDVARGRALRKTVPRRSLAQLTPSSRSATEILVAQNAERISELVPLRFARMLADPFAFYRGSAAVMAADLAASPSTGIEIMCCGDAHISNFGLYAAPHRSIVFDLNDFDEAAVAPAEWDVKRLITSAVIGGRHADYTTKAIRRCVEQALVGYQRSLEAMLEEMDVLERYYLRVEPEHYSGKMSEGLQAVIQKTISRARTRTSARVFKQITEIGPDGTPRLREAPPVLQHVDEDVEAPLVESIQEYLTVVPADVALLLSHFRVTDVALRVVGVGSVGTRCYLVILVGPNDTPLILQIKEATRSVLDEYGGWPQPQSLTAAIEAHGHGVRVTDGQLILQAMSDVFLGSTRKDGRDYYVRQFHDMKGTIETEGMSPSTFTDYVTACAVLLARAHAQSANASILRGYVGTSNTVHEAVAEWSYAYADKSLDDFHQLRAAATAGEIEVAEV encoded by the coding sequence ATGCCGCAACGGGTGTTGCGTGACCGCTTGATCGAACTTGAAGTTCCGGGCGAAGATGTGGCCCGCGGCCGGGCGCTGCGCAAGACCGTCCCGCGTCGCTCCCTCGCGCAGCTGACTCCCTCGTCGCGATCCGCAACGGAAATCCTCGTCGCCCAAAATGCCGAACGGATAAGCGAACTCGTTCCACTGCGGTTCGCCCGAATGCTCGCCGACCCATTCGCCTTTTACCGCGGTTCGGCGGCGGTCATGGCAGCCGATCTCGCCGCGAGCCCGTCGACCGGGATCGAAATCATGTGCTGCGGCGACGCGCACATCTCCAACTTCGGCCTATATGCCGCCCCACATCGCTCGATCGTCTTCGACCTGAACGACTTCGACGAAGCCGCGGTCGCCCCGGCCGAGTGGGACGTCAAGCGCCTGATCACCAGCGCGGTCATCGGGGGCCGTCACGCCGACTACACCACCAAGGCCATTCGGCGTTGCGTCGAGCAGGCGCTGGTGGGCTACCAACGCAGTCTGGAGGCGATGCTCGAGGAGATGGACGTCCTGGAGCGCTACTACCTACGGGTGGAGCCCGAGCACTACTCCGGGAAGATGTCCGAGGGCCTGCAGGCGGTGATCCAGAAGACGATATCGCGGGCGCGCACCCGCACGTCGGCGCGAGTCTTCAAGCAAATCACCGAAATTGGGCCCGACGGGACGCCACGCTTGCGGGAAGCGCCGCCCGTGTTGCAGCACGTCGACGAGGATGTCGAGGCCCCGCTGGTGGAGTCGATTCAGGAGTATCTAACCGTGGTGCCGGCCGACGTCGCGCTGCTGTTGTCGCACTTCCGGGTCACCGATGTCGCGCTCCGCGTGGTTGGTGTGGGCAGCGTCGGGACCCGTTGCTACTTGGTCATTCTGGTGGGCCCGAACGACACGCCACTGATACTTCAGATCAAGGAGGCCACGCGTTCGGTGCTCGACGAGTACGGCGGCTGGCCCCAGCCGCAGAGCCTGACCGCGGCGATCGAGGCCCATGGCCACGGGGTGCGCGTTACCGATGGTCAGCTAATTCTGCAGGCCATGTCAGATGTGTTCCTCGGATCGACGCGCAAGGACGGCCGTGACTATTACGTTCGTCAGTTCCACGACATGAAGGGCACCATCGAGACCGAAGGCATGTCGCCGTCCACCTTCACGGACTACGTCACCGCGTGCGCGGTGCTGTTGGCGCGGGCGCACGCGCAGAGCGCGAATGCCTCGATCCTGCGTGGCTACGTCGGCACCAGCAATACGGTGCACGAAGCGGTCGCCGAATGGTCGTACGCCTACGCCGATAAGTCCCTCGACGACTTTCATCAACTGCGCGCGGCGGCCACGGCCGGCG